The segment ATAGTGGATAAATCCAGCTGTTTTATATGGACACTGAACCTTCTTAAAAGTATGAGAAATTTAAGAGTACTGTCATTTGAAAATTATTGCTGCAATATTTTTGAAGACAACTTGTTTATTTCAATACCTAAACTATTACGTCTTCAGTACATCAACTGCGAAGATTTCAGTCACGGACCAGAGTTGTTTGAGCCTCTGAAAGACCAAAACGTTCTGGACTTAACAAACAATAACATACAATCTTTGGACATTTTACATGGTGCTAATCTCACCAAAGTGGAAAAGTTGATCTTACAAAACAataagctagcagttataaatgaggctgtttttgaagctctCCCTTCACTAAAATACCTTGACTTATCTGGAAATCCTTTTGCATGTAACTGCTCAAACGCTGGGTTCATAAGCTGGGCGATCAGAAACAAACAAGTCCAAGTGGTCAATGCTTTTCAGTACAGATGTTCTTCTCCTCCGACTGAAGAAGGACACTTTCTGCTGGACTTTAATGTGCAGCTGTGTTGGGAGTTCACTGGCTTCCTCTGCTTCATCTCCACCTCTGCTTTGGTCCTTGTCACTCTTCTGTCCTCCTTCACCTATCACTTTCTGCGCTGGCAGCTGGTCTACGGCTTCTACCTCCTTTTGGCATTTCTCTACGACAGTAAAAAGAAGAGACAGGGCTGTCCTGACATCTACGACGCGTTTGTGTCCTACAATGTCCATGATGAGGACTGGGTTTATGGAGAGCTACTCCCTGAACTGGAAGGGGTACAGGGATGGAGACTGTGTCTGCACCACCGCGACTTCCAGCCAGGTACAGCGTCTTTTCAGTCTCTCCATCTGTCAGTCCACACCTGATGGATTGTGTCCATGTGTTCCTCTGGAGCTGTGTTAACCTCACATATTCTGCTGTGTTCAGGGAAACCCATCATTGAGAACATCACAGACGCCATCTACAGCAGCAGGAAGACTCTGTGTGTGATCAGCCGCCGCTACCTGCAGAGCGAGTGGTGCTCACGGGAGATACAGATGGCCAGGTATGGACTCACTGCAGCTT is part of the Periophthalmus magnuspinnatus isolate fPerMag1 chromosome 16, fPerMag1.2.pri, whole genome shotgun sequence genome and harbors:
- the LOC117383527 gene encoding LOW QUALITY PROTEIN: toll-like receptor 13 (The sequence of the model RefSeq protein was modified relative to this genomic sequence to represent the inferred CDS: deleted 1 base in 1 codon), coding for MGPGRWAQGDGPRAMGPGRWAQGDGPRAMGPGRWAQGDGPRAMEASQRSEEGLSDFPFCTDSLQLLLGYSRAFPGQLRDTVPPVCPGSSQGPTPYINCEDFSHGPELFEPLKDQNVLDLTNNNIQSLDILHGANLTKVEKLILQNNKLAVINEAVFEALPSLKYLDLSGNPFACNCSNAGFISWAIRNKQVQVVNAFQYRCSSPPTEEGHFLLDFNVQLSGLRLLPPFGFLYDSKKKRQGCPDIYDAFVSYNVHDEDWVYGELLPELEGVQGWRLCLHHRDFQPGKPIIENITDAIYSSRKTLCVISRRYLQSEWCSREIQMASYRLFDEQKDVLILLFLEKISSNQLSPFYRMRNLVKSRTYLSWSQVQSHKGLFWENVRRALECGNEPADSHNPLTANVY